Below is a genomic region from Euwallacea similis isolate ESF13 chromosome 32, ESF131.1, whole genome shotgun sequence.
AAGTAACAAATGAGagaatacataaaaatttatccatttttatactttgaaatggtaaaaaaaatatgccaTAGCTCTCAATCTTTTCTTTACCACTTCCacagtttttgagacattCAGGGCAAATTTGGGATGAGCAGCACTTTCCAAAATCCTAAATAGTACTGACAGTTGTTTTGGgatactttgaataaaaactgAAGTTAATTCTTTTACAGGTGTACAAGGAATTCAAGGACCGCCCGGACCAGAAGGACGTCGAGGATTGCCTGGACCACGTGGTGATAAAGGAAATGTAGGTCCGATGGGTTTCCCTGGAGAACCAGGCAGGGATGGTGCCCGAGGTTTGCCAGGAATAAACGGCCCAAAGGGCAACAAAGGTGAAACAGGCATCCCACAAGTTGGACCACCTGGACCACCTGGATTATTGGGATTTAAGGGAGAACAAGGATTGCCAGGATTCCCAGGAAAACCTGGTGTGCGAGGAAATGATGGATCACCCGGAATGATGGGCGAAAAAGGAGACATTGGTATGCCCGGATTGAATGGACTGCCTGGACCACCAGGTGAAAAGGGAAACGTGGGACCAGTGGGGCCACCTGGTATACCAGGAATATCAGGATCGCCTGGACTCAGAGGTCCAAAAGGATCAGCCGGAATAAAAGGAGAATCGGGGAAACCTGGATTAGCAGGATTCCCAGGACTGAAGGGAGATAAAGGTGACTTAGGTCGCCCCGGTTATCCAGGAATGAAGGGTATGATTGGTAGACCTGGAGCGGCGGGAATGCCTGGATTAGATGGACGACCTGGGCTTAGAGGAGAAAAAGGTGACAAAGGATACCCTGGTCCAGGAGGTCCCCCTGGTATAGTTGGAATGCCAGGAGAGAGAGGATACCCAGGCGAAAAAGGAGATATAGGCCCCGAAGGCAGGCCCGGCTATACAGGGCTTCCAGGGGTTACAGGACTTAAAGGAAACGAGGGAGTCCCGGGTTTACCCGGCAGAAAGGGAGAACCTGGTGCAGCCTCGGAAAAAGGCCAAAAGGGTGAGCCGGGTATTTCCGGGTTAAGAGGCAGCGATGGTTTGCCAGGACCACCAGGCCTAGTGGGCGAAAAAGGAGATATTGGTTATCCAGGACAGAGCATTCCAGGTTATCCCGGACAGAAAGGAGAACGAGGCGACAGAGGGTTCGATGGAACCCCGGGTATACCAGGAATTAAAGGTGATAGAGGCCCACCCGGGCTAATTGGAATAAAGGGAGATCACGGTTTGCCGGGAGTTACCGGTGCGCCTGGAATGGATGGAAAAGATGGCATATCAGGACTACCAGGAGACAGAGGATATCCTGGTGCACCTGGCTTACTAGGAGCAAAGGGAGAAAAAGGAGAACCTGGGAGAGATGGTTACGATGGACCACCAGGAGACAAAGGCAACCAAGGTCCGATAGGACCTGTAGGATTCCCTGGGGAAAAAGGAGATATTGGAGAGAGAGGAGCACCAGGAATTCCAATTTCGGTAAAGGGAGACAAAGGAGAACCGGGGCCGGCTGGTTTGCATGGTAGGGATGGAGAAAAGGGTGACAGAGGTTTCTCTGGCCCTCCAGGGGTCCCAGGAGAGAAGGGCGACATTGGATTCCCAGGAATCAAAGGCGAAAGAGGGTGGTCAGGTCAAGAGGgacaaaaaggtaaatttttatatattttttaaaataataatattaaatagcTACTTATCATTAATAGGAGATCAAGGGCTACCAGGTTTACCAGGTTTACAAGGAGCCACCGTTAAGGGAGAAAAAGGCCTCCCGGGGCTTCCGGGCAAAAACGGACGGGAAGGTTCTATAGGCCCTCAAGGAGAGAAAGGTGAACTAGGGTTGCCAGGTTTAAGTGGACGGCCAGGAGCTCCTGGTTTAACAGGGCCTCTTGGACCCCCAGGGCCCAAAGGAGATAGAGGGTTCGACGGGCGACCTGGAGGGGCAGGACTCGCAGGTAGGAGGGGCAATAAtcattgttaatatttaatcgTCATAACAGACCAGGGCTTTCTGAAATATGATTCCACcctatatttttgcatatttttttatttttgtataaagtAACATATTCAAAGTTTTGAACTTTCTCTGAGTAAAACGCatgatttattacaataaaaaattaagaaaataaaattgccaGAGGCTATAGGTTTTGAAATCCTTCTAATTTTAACGACCAACAACGAGAACTGATATTTAACAATAGGTCATGGAACAAATTCTATTGTTATTAAAACATCTACGTGTATCTCTATTCTTTTTTGCTTGAATACTTAAATGATATTAAATGAATTGCAattgaaatcttaaaaattcactattttcgggaattttccgatttttttttaattcctctacgccattttcctcttttatactttgaaaattctagaactaatattaaaattttcaatttcttcagaAATATAAAGACCATCTTCGAAAATCTAGAAATTCATTAgtttgaagaattttcaagGTTTAGGAAAATTCCTCCAAGTCAAAAATAATCAAGACTGTCGTAacaaaatcgcaaaattcTTTAGTTGATAGatttcctgaatttttaaaaattcccatgATCATTTGGGACTATGTATGCCAAGGAATTCTTTTGCATTTATTGACGTTGGTcagtaaaaattcatttattaagcGTCAATTACAGAACTCTGAAAtgtaaacatttaaaacatcattaccctcaaaaactattgaatatatatgtatatatctgatatatttatagaaattgCTAGAATCACTCGTAGATCACAAACAGATGATAATATTGAGgatgttttcataaatatctGAGAGATTcagaaaatctgaaataacACTACTTTCTAACTCTGTTTAGGTCCTCCTGGAAGGCCGGGATTGAATGGATTACAAGGACAGCCAGGAGAAAAAGGAGATCGCGGTCCCCCTGGAATTCTTGGTGTGCCTGGGGAAAAAGGTGATCGAGGTCTCACCGGTTTGCAAGGTCCTACAGGCCTCAAAGGCGACAAAGGTGATCGAGGTCGAGACGGGTTCCCTGGATCAAGAGGACTGCCAGGACCACAAGGTTTCAAAGGAGAAATTGGTAAACGAAAATCGCATTGGAAAAGATCtccacaattattatcaacaaaattgcattttaggTCTTCGAGGAGAAGTTGGTCTCATAGGAATAATAGGAGCAAAGGGCGATAAAGGTGACGCTGGTAGGAACGGACTTCCCGGTGAAAAAGGCAACCCTGGTCGGCCTGGATTGCACGGACCTGCAGGATTAGATGGTCGCCCTGGAATTGACGGTTTACCGGGAGGGCCTGGTGCGGCAGGTATAAAAGGAGATCGGGGGTATCCAGGGCCTCCAGGAGCCCCTGGATTACAAGGATTAAGAGGGGAAATAGGCCTTGAAGGACGCACTGGGCTGGATGGTTTAGTAGGTTCACCAGGACTTAAAGGAGAACCTGGAGCACCCTGCATTTCAGTCTCCGACTATCTTACTGGAACCTTATTGGTTCGCCACAGTCAATCCACTGAAGTACCTCAATGCGAAACTGGACACAATAAACTTTGGGAAGGTTATTCTCTACTCTATGTCTCTGGTCAGTCATcaaacaaatttcttttttttttttgttgaacttTGTTTTCATGCAGGCAATGAAAAAACACAGAGCCAAGACTTGGGGATGGCCGGCTCTTGCGTGAGGAGGTTCTCGACTATGCCTTTCGTTTTCTGTGACGTAGACAACGTTTGCAATTATGCAAGTAGGAATGACAAGTCTTACTGGTTGTCGACCAATGCTCCCATACCGATGATGCCGGTCGAAGAAgaggaaattcaaaaatacatcTCGAGATGTACCGTTTGCGAAACTCCTGCTAATGTTATTGCCGTGCATAGCCAGTCTCTGTCTTTGCCAGAATGTCCGTATGGATGGTCATCGTTATGGATTGGGTACAGTTTTGTAATGGTACGTTTTTCGTTTGATATGTGGCTAAATTTCGCATAAAgttgtgttttattaaacatGAAATACTATGAGCAGACggatgattttaataaatttgtgctATACCTTTGAGGCCGCGATCTGAGTTTTTCTAACATGCTACCAAACATCAACACAAAACAAGGATTGTCGAAAAAATCGGCCACATTATTGCACTGAATATACCCTAGTATCGGCAGTCCGAATTCGCCATAAATTCTAATTGAAATTCAGAATTTTACGGCTTAAACTTTATATTGAAACGGCTCATTGAGAGACTTAAAATCATAGCTTAAAAGATACTTAAGAGCTAACTTTCCGCTTctacaaatttcaaaacatattGGTTTTGATTCAGTAATTTGGCACCAATTTGAAGACTCtggaattgaaatattatccCCGAGGCGTGAGTTAAGAACCAATATCCTATACTAGAGATAAAAACCATTACTTTaatagcaaataaataaaaattataatattttgttgttaacGCAATGGCGAAGAACAAACCCAAATGAAATTCTGTACATTAAAGCATAACGTCATCGATGTCATCATCATGGCAACTGCACTGATTTATTACTTGCAGCAAAGTGTACCTATATACCTGGaaatgtaacaaaattaacataaatcaatcgattcattttttttttcaaaacaaatttattatttatataattttatggaaatgtttcaaattaatgGGAATAATAgtgcaaaaattttacttacaGCCTTAGAATTAGTCAGATCCTTTTTTCtgcacattaataattcttgACTTTTGCTTATTTTAGCACACTGGAGCCGGAGCAAATGGCGGTGGTCAATCTCTCTCAAGTCCTGGTTCTTGTCTGGAAGACTTCAGAGCATCTCCCTTCATCGAATGCAACGGTGCCCAGGGCCACTGCCACTATTTCGCTAACATGCTTAGTTTCTGGCTAGCCACCATCGAACAGAATCAGCAATTCCAGAAACCACAGAAACAGACACTCAAAGCTGGCAATGTGAGGGATCGAGTGAGCAGGTGTCAAGTTTGCATAAAGAACACGTAAATCTGGATAGTTTTTAGCCAATCGATTTTCACAAATTGTTCGATTAAGGCGAACGGTTTGTGGACGTTTTGAAACTATGCTGTGCTGAACCAATGAAGTGTTCCTTTTCGAAAGTACTTGATCGTCCGCTGTGATAAAGTTGCCCGGGTCGGAGGATCAAGTACTTGATGATTCAAAAAGTTGATGAAGTTGACTtacgaaactttttttaacgGTATACCGCTTAAAAATAACTCCTAATACTGCCGTGCCATGTCgtaacatttataaaaaataattatgtagATTTTTGTATAGTAAATTTAGCTTTAAGTTGTATGTAAGTATGTAAACTAAAGTGGGTGCCATCAgccgaaatttgaaatttcatatttgggTAATTAAATCTTGTGATGCTCTCTTCTTTTGTAGCTTCCCAGTTCTTCATacttaagtttaattttattaataatttatgcGAATGATTATACTGGTGCTATGCAGAGATTTTGTCCTGCTTCAACGATAATGTTCCCGATTTTTTTCGACCTTTTCATTCAATTTCGTCAAGTCTTGATAAAAATgaactaaataaaaatctctgcCGAAACTGTATTTAAGCTTATTTCCAAGCACTGccatttgtaatatttataaatattaatataaggCATTCGAAAATGTTTGTTCTTGTTTTAGACAACTTATTATATATTACCATTGCTATGTCTGTTCGAATAaatggttatttttaattaaatgttttgctTCAATTTGTTATATAATCTGGTTATTGCCACAAAGGCCCGTCAATGCCGCAAAGCAACGACAAGCAATTTCCGCACACATTTCGATTCCCTTGATTATTCTTCGATTATTTGAAAAGACGACCATGCTGTGTGTAAACCGTGCCTGCGGTTTCTCTTTCTGTACAGGTGCCGCATGTCAAAATGCGAAAGATAAATTgcgaaaaaagaataatttcgAGAATCCCGTTGCTTGGAATAACTATAAAATGCCTCACTGAGAGACCGATTTATTTAAATCGCATATATTTCGGATGGTGTGGGTCAAGTATGCGGTCCGACATGGGATATGGGCACTGAAATGTGACCCAGATTAGCAGAAATGATGGGAGATTGTGTCTGCTAATTTATATTATGAATAAGCTTTGATTCCTGTAGTGACTCTGAGTTAGTTAAAGAAGTTTCTAAAacccaattttaaaaacggaGTGGAATCGCGGCATGAATATGAAAGTCTCAAATTATTCTAATCTAATCTTGACCAAATAAGAAATATGGCAACACAGCGTTtcgcttttgtttttttagtaGACGTCACTATTACAATCATAGATGCGTCGATCAAAGAGTGTCAAATGTCATAAAGAATCTGAAATTTAGAGCATGAGagatacaaaaatgtttttatcttTGTCTTTTTTAGAGTAATCGACAAAATACTTCTTTTCAGTAAATGTTAGGCAAATTATAACATTTCAGGTTAAAACTCTCGTAACTGACCCATAATAAATTGATATACGTCCCTGATTTGATACATTCTAAGCTGTCaatcaatacattttcaaaaatcaggCTTACAATGAACAGATTTTCGAAGATTCTTAATTTGGAAAACAtcgagtttaaaaaatatttcaaattgaaaatcttatagcaaaatcttaaataattactctATGTCGCTGAGTTTAAAAACTTGGCGTTTTATAGTTCAGGGACGTAACGAGTAGGATTTTAGAGGTACGAAACCAAGGAAAATCCATTTACAACATTCAGTTTTTGAGTTTACAcaactaaaaatatacagggtgtaaacCAATGACATGTTGAACAGTCAAACAACGATTGTCtgtattattttaagataaaatcAATTACAGGGCTCAGAATTGAGGAGTATAGAAAATCAATAcaaattgaagattttaaaagaacgaaaacaagaaattaaatCACGGGCGTATTGGGTCGAGTTTCGAAAAAGCAAACAAATGTGCAGTGCTGCCACATCTTCCTCATTTAAGCCTGCTTATTATCATTACTTAATCGAGGGAATGgtataaatgaatttaaaattataaataactgTGTAATCTAAATTGATTATCAAAGGGCACGGAAACGCACGTGTTTCCGGTCCTATGGCATCTCCGCTTCCGGggtgaataatttattgcaaatacaAACCATTATCGAAGTCTTTGTCGTCGCCTCGAAAAGACAAATAAACCACCCACAAAACCGGCTTTACAATCCCTGCAAAAAAAGAGTCTTTATTGTGTCTTTAGGTGTTAAATCTTTGTCTGAATCACTATTTTACAAGAAATGTGGCGCCAATGGGGATCGTTTCCCAGACCTTGCCTTGGTTTCGCCACAAACACCAAAGCTGTTaaaacgttaaattttaaaaaaattatcaggaaTACTTATTAAGAAGTTTCATCTGCTTTCTTCTGattatttgtatatatttatgGCCAAATCGGAGCGTGCATGCGGAATCGccttaaaatgaattattaacaAGGACACTCTTGCTTATGGAAGTGAGAAGGTGCCATATAAGTTAAATTGGATACGTTTAACTAGCAATAAGCATTAATTACACATAGTATTGCATTAAAACAGATAATgatctttgaaaaaaactaaagattcctcataattttcaattaatatgcCGCAATTACCcaccattttcaatttcaaaatgcaACAAGAGTGGTAATAAATTTGCTTCGACTGAATTACATGAAAATGTTTCTTCATCGTTATTTAGCAATTTGATGAGAAATCAAGAAGAATAATATGACAACTTCTGGTGTTATGTTCTTCCACCTGTATCTGAATACTTTTCTTTgatcaataatttgatttgatGAAGAGTTTAGCCAGTTTGAATGTCTACATATATTCGTCCAGGAAATCTGGCTACAACCATATTCAAATTCGTCTAAAGAGGAAGTTGGACATATGTACATCACAAAAGAGtgattttttgcttcaaagtttaatttcatGCTTTTGGCTggacaatgaaataaaatcatgtCCATCCACGGGAAGGCCGAATTAACTAATTATTCCTTTTAATTGCATATACATACACATTTGAAAGGCACGTGCCACCCCATCTGTCTTACGAGTATTCATGCCGAGACCCTCTCCCTTTCATATTATTAGATTAGTACGGGGTTTCAGGTTTTTTCtcgaattcattttaaaacaataattgacTTCGTAAATTTATGACGAAATTATCATATCACCTTAAATCGTCAATCTAACAAAGTAATGGTAACTTTACCACGAAAATTTTCATCATGGAAATAAGGAAATAAGAGAGTTCCATTAGCTTATTTCTCCATCGCCGAAAATTGCCAGGACTTCGATATAGTGGCTTTTGgatcttaaattttaaattaaatcaaattaacttaaattttaattaaaaataagaatattgatAAACTCATCTTACAAGACTAGTATTACGATATTTATTTGACAGCCTCTTTCAACCCCGGACTAAAAATCTAATCTGCTTTCTGAGATATCCACGTAGATCATCGAATGAGGCCAAGGTGAAAGTAACAGGGATTTGATATTATCAATGCTCTCTCATTTAATAACATCCCTTTTAGTTTTAATCGGGCCGCCTTTTGGGCAAAGAACGGACCGATCCCGTAGCGCAgacaaatgaatttttaatgatgcCAGATGAAATTGCttcattataatattatacatataaacactATTTCTTGTTGTACTGACGTAGGTACTGATTGAGTTATGGTAGATTTTGCGTGCCAAATTTGATGTGCCGGGCAGACACGCCAGACATTGATGACACGTGAAACGAAATTTGGAGATTGGTATACAAAACTGATTCGGAGTTCAGTAAATTTTTGCCCATATTAATCACGAAAACCTGCTATTTGCAAAACCACTCCATTTTATAAAAGCGACATGGCGCTATTATAAAATGGAGCGATATGGCGCTTAGTCTTAGTTTTTTATAAACGTCGAACTGTTAGTCTAGAAACTACAGCAATATGAAATTTAGAGTTCAAGGCTTATTTTATTGCAGACTCTCCTTTTTGAGACAATTTTTCGTAAATCTAGCTCGGGTAAATAAACTTCCGAAGTTTGCAATTATGAGTAATTTAGTGAGATGGCAACGCTGCggcaaacttttattacttaatgTGGATGTCAGTTGCCAGGCGTCAGCCAAACATTGTagccaataataaaatacgaaATTTATAGTCAAATCTAATGAAACACTTTTGTCTGTGTTTCGTTCAATTAATGGCtagaaaacagttttttttttgacccCAGAACTCGACAGAGTTCaatgaccaaaaatgtttgttcttgaaaatttttcattagaaTGACTCAAAATATACAATTCTGATTAACTAAAAGATATGCTAACGTCGTCatttagatcaaaatcctttAATATTGATCCAAATCGTCTCTACATCACACGCTGACACAAATTCGAAAGAGGACAAATTCCAGCCACTTCCTGGCAAGAAACTTGCAATTTTGAGCAACCAAGAGATATGGCAATATCGCGGTTTAATTGTGTTTTTAAGGCACAATAGACGTCAGACTTTTTTAATGAACTGGGAAAGATGGCAATGTCGCGCttagtttttgtttgttaagATCAACGTAAAACTTTGGCATATACCATGTGTCCGTGAATAGGTAAAACGACTCTTataacaaaatgaa
It encodes:
- the Col4a1 gene encoding collagen alpha-1(IV) chain; the encoded protein is MTDHGLWWFMVLCIGISAVNGQFLSNYRAANRTGLYGRPTGKQKPITGAYRSGDYNARYSQEYGSKVEVYNESEEESTRREEDLFGKVTNGSNEFYQSKEINSEFNYGETSGESAGYGRSSSGHQGSVSGGGSGASRSGGFGGYDYRSRVGSYGPDYRGSSNIGGAQSSSASRYDSSSSYNAHQTQFSNRAGPYGSYPSSPYENRRPYASSYDIIEVPGSALGPKNGSERCIPKCFAEKGNRGYSGLPGHNGEKGVRGFPGDEGIPGEKGDMGEPGPIGLRGPKGDRGKTGLPGFTGVNGIPGLPGPDGPPGLPGLDGCNGTDGTPGPPGYTGDVGPQGFPGPVGIKGEKGEAAHCEINLKGQKGEPGLNGVAGPSGNPGPQGPQGISGPQGESGARGLPGPPGPRGTKGIMGVGYYGERGDKGDTGPPGQKGESVLPFIRNGTVQIGPKGDQGMKGDRGEFGLQGPKGEPGSEGEYGIPGGIGMKGEKGLVGPPGPRGRDGFAGPPGPPGQKGDRGLEGLPGLPGRHGPKGEPGRDGSPGQIGLRGPPGPPGGGKGMPGPPGPTGPRGYPGPQGPKGTDGFPGEPGKRGPVGPMGGPGTPGRTGPEGLPGDKGQKGEAGSIGYPGGEGPRGFPGGPGPQGPRGFPGEKGYSIMGPKGDDGFPGQDGLKGQKGEKGFPGPRGIPGDSLNGIPGEVGLPGPPGEKGNAGRPGIPGSPGTSGEKGDKGGTCIDCRPGLKGDKGDRGYDGRDGDQGPRGPPGALGAMGPPGFDGIPGIQGKPGAPGRDGNDGPIGEPGQPGRPAIVSENLVKGEKGDKGDRGFPGNPGPKGFIGPIGFKGDKGLPGFPGEKGVQGLPGFRGTDGLPGLDGIAGQKGEQGDSIKGDRGLPGVPGQLGQKGEQGRDGRPGAAGQCAANIIAQLKGNQGPAGPKGEMGLPGQNGYPGPKGEPGFSGSKGVQGIQGPPGPEGRRGLPGPRGDKGNVGPMGFPGEPGRDGARGLPGINGPKGNKGETGIPQVGPPGPPGLLGFKGEQGLPGFPGKPGVRGNDGSPGMMGEKGDIGMPGLNGLPGPPGEKGNVGPVGPPGIPGISGSPGLRGPKGSAGIKGESGKPGLAGFPGLKGDKGDLGRPGYPGMKGMIGRPGAAGMPGLDGRPGLRGEKGDKGYPGPGGPPGIVGMPGERGYPGEKGDIGPEGRPGYTGLPGVTGLKGNEGVPGLPGRKGEPGAASEKGQKGEPGISGLRGSDGLPGPPGLVGEKGDIGYPGQSIPGYPGQKGERGDRGFDGTPGIPGIKGDRGPPGLIGIKGDHGLPGVTGAPGMDGKDGISGLPGDRGYPGAPGLLGAKGEKGEPGRDGYDGPPGDKGNQGPIGPVGFPGEKGDIGERGAPGIPISVKGDKGEPGPAGLHGRDGEKGDRGFSGPPGVPGEKGDIGFPGIKGERGWSGQEGQKGDQGLPGLPGLQGATVKGEKGLPGLPGKNGREGSIGPQGEKGELGLPGLSGRPGAPGLTGPLGPPGPKGDRGFDGRPGGAGLAGPPGRPGLNGLQGQPGEKGDRGPPGILGVPGEKGDRGLTGLQGPTGLKGDKGDRGRDGFPGSRGLPGPQGFKGEIGLRGEVGLIGIIGAKGDKGDAGRNGLPGEKGNPGRPGLHGPAGLDGRPGIDGLPGGPGAAGIKGDRGYPGPPGAPGLQGLRGEIGLEGRTGLDGLVGSPGLKGEPGAPCISVSDYLTGTLLVRHSQSTEVPQCETGHNKLWEGYSLLYVSGNEKTQSQDLGMAGSCVRRFSTMPFVFCDVDNVCNYASRNDKSYWLSTNAPIPMMPVEEEEIQKYISRCTVCETPANVIAVHSQSLSLPECPYGWSSLWIGYSFVMHTGAGANGGGQSLSSPGSCLEDFRASPFIECNGAQGHCHYFANMLSFWLATIEQNQQFQKPQKQTLKAGNVRDRVSRCQVCIKNT